The DNA window CTTGTTCCAAAATATTCTCCAGAACATTTCGTCAATGTAAAATGGCCACATTGTACGGTGATGCAACATATCCGGCTGCAAATTTTCCCCTAAACCCCCTTCCTTGGCCGCCTACTATTACTGACGATAAGTTGTCCATGGCAGTAAGCAAGATTTATCAATATTGAGCCTGAATAGTTCACCAGTCACCCTCAAGAAAAATATGAGCTTTCACATCAGTCTTGAACCATAGTGACAACCAGTACCATCAAGACAAATTCCAATGCAGTGAATTAGATCAAGTACCATTAATTATTGTCAATTCACTAAATTTAAGGACAAGCAATCGTGAGCGAACAGCCAAACCCCAAAGTATTCTTTGACATGACTATCGGCGGCGAATCTGCCGGACGCATTGTCTTCGAACTCTACGCCAACACCGTCCCCGAAACAGCGGAAAACTTCCGCGCCCTCTGCACAGGGGAAAAAGGCATGGGTAAACAGGGCAAACCTCTGCACTACAAAGGATCTAGTTTCCACCGTGTCATCCCTGAATTTATGTGCCAAGGGGGAGACTTTACCCGCGGTAACGGCACAGGCGGCGAATCTATCTATGGCGAGAAGTTTAAAGATGAGAACTTCGAACTGCGTCACAATGTTCCCGGCCTACTGAGTATGGCGAATGCTGGCCCCAATACCAATGGCTCCCAGTTTTTTATCACGACAGCAGTAACACCTTGGCTCAATGGCAAACATGTCGTCTTCGGTAAAGTTGTAGAAGGTATGGATGTGGTTAAAACCATTGAAGAGCATGGCTCTCGCAGCGGCAAACCTGATGCACCGATTGTGATCGCTGACTGCGGTGAACTTAAAGAATAGTTGTCATGACTTAACAAATAAGCATTGCTCTACTTGATGTTGATGCATTCGTTACGAATTAAAGCAGACTTTATTGTTTATGATTAAGCCTTAAAGTTTGCTTTTTTGTTTGTTCACCTTTAGATTTTTCCATCGATCTCACCAAAGCTATGACTCAAACCGATACACCGCTGCTAAATGTTTCTGGACTAAATGTTTATTACGGCGAAAGCCATATCCTTCGTAATGTGGATCTGAATGTGCCGCAGGGTCAAATGGTCTGTTTGATCGGTCGCAATGGGGTCGGTAAGACAACGCTGCTAAAAACGGTGATGGGTTTGCTTCCTCCTCGTACAGGGAGTCTACGGTTTATGGGCGAAGAGGTGAATGCTGTGCCCACAGATCGGCGGGCGCGTTTGGGGATTGGCTATGTGCCCCAGGGGCGAGAAATCATTCCACGGGTTTCGGTACGGGAAAATTTACTTTTGGGTCTAGAGGCACTACCGAAGGGTCGTCGCAATAGGAGTAATATTCCGTCGGAGATTTTGAATTTGTTTCCCATGCTTAAAGATATGCTCAATCGTATGGGGGGTGATTTGAGTGGGGGTCAGCAGCAACAGTTGGCGATCGCCCGCGCGATGATGGGTCGTCCCAAGCTCTTAATTCTGGATGAACCCACTGAAGGTATTCAGCCATCGATTATTTTAGAAATTGAAGCGGCGGTTAAACAGATTATTGCGGAGACTGGGATTTCTGTATTGCTTGTCGAACAACACCTGCATTTTGTACGCCAAGCTGATCGATATTATGCGATGCAAAAGGGCGGCATTGTGGCATCGGGAAGTACTAGCGAACTGAGCCAAGATGTCATTCAGCAATTCCTCGCTGTGTAAATAAAAACTGCAAATTTAGAAGACTGAAAATTTAGAAGGCGGAGGGCGTTTTAGTTTTCCTCGCCGCGACCGATTAAAAAATACGTTTTCATCTCCCCTTTTCCTTTAATGGGAATAGAGCCACGCTCAAACCATTGATAGTTGGCGTTGGCAAGCTGTTGATAGGTGGAACAGGAGCATTGAATTTGGTCTGGGATGCCGTGGGACTCCATCCGACTAGCAATATTGACGCTGTCTCCCCACAGATCATAGATGAATTTTTTCTGGCCAATCACCCCTGCCACCACTGCGCCACTGTTGATCCCAATGCGAAGTTTAAACTGGTGTCCTGTTTGGGCGTTGAGAGCGTTTAGGGCTTCTCGCATATCTAATGCCATGTTGGCGATCGCCTCAGCATGGTCAGCACGGGGTTCCGGTAAACCACCGACCACCATATAGGAGTCACCAATGGTTTTAATTTTTTCTAATTCATATTGCTCTGTAAGCTCGTCGAAACAGGAGAAAATCTGATTGAGAACTTTAACGACCTCAATGGGAGATAAATTACCAGCAAATTCTGTAAAGCCGACGATATCAGCAAACAAGACGGTAACATCGTCAAACTGACGGGCAATGGTACGCCCGGACTGGCGTAACTGGGTGGCGATCGTCTCCGGCAAAATATTGAGCAAGAGTTTTTCGGTTTGCTGCTGTTGTTCCTTGAGGGCAGATTCTGCTTGTTTACGACGGATATACTGCCCTAACTGTTGGCCAATGGCATCCATAATCTGCAATAGCTCTGGGTTATCCGACTGGGGGTTTTCGGAAAAAAAGGTCATCACCCCCAAGATTTCCCCTGCTGCCATCACAGGAAAGGCAAAGGCAGAACGTAGACCCTCACGGCAAGCAAAGGATTTTTGACCAAAATCTGGATCTTGTAAAAGATCATAAATCCATTGGGGCGATCGCTGCTCCCACACACGACCCGCTAACCCACTACCCGGCATTAACAACACACGATCACTGACCTCAACAAAGCCCACTGGCTTATGACTAAATTTCGCAAGGGCGATTTGATGAATACGTTGGAGATAAATGTGACTCATGGGATAGGACATAATGGCAGGATAACGACTAGCATCTATCTCTCCTGCTGAAACGGCTTCCCACAGTTCACCCACATCAAATTGCAGCTGATTGCAAATAATTTTTAGAACATCTTGAACCACTTTTTCTATGGATGCCACTTCCGACAGAGCACGGGCAATCATGTACTGAACCGCTAGGCGATTTTGATCGCGGCGATCGCGGGTAACATCGCGGGCAACATAGATAATTTCAAGCTGATTAGGAGATTGTTCCAACAACGACCAAGAAAAAGCCAACACCAGCGGTCTCCCTAATTTACGAAAGCAATTAACCTCGACACGTTGGCTAGAGGCGCTAGGGTCTTTGTCAAAAAAGTTGAGGGCTTCGTAGCGGAGTAGTTGTGCCTCTGGTGTGTTTAAAATCTCAAAGAGCGATCGCCCCAATAACTCACGTTCGCTATACTCTAAAATCTCTGTAGCGACCGAATTAATCCGTAAAATCTTACCATTAGTATCCGTCACAATCAGGGCTTCAGCGATGGACTCAATAATTGTTTCCGCGTATTGCTTGGCATTTTTTAGAGCTGTGACGAGCAGATTTGTTTCATTATTACTCTGCACTAACGTTTGCTCTAAGCTCATCTTGTCAGTGACATCCTCAAGGAACATCAATAGCTGCACTTGGCCATTGCCTGTTGGGTGTGAACGAAAATAAAGGTCAAGATAAAGTTGCTGATTGCCAATTTGACGATTGATCGCTTTAACTTCAAACTGCTCTCTTTTTGCTGCAATAATCTCGCCAAGGATTTCTTCCAACCCATAAAGCTCAGGAAAACTATCTCGAATATCTTCCCCAACCTGCAAACACGCCACATCATCGACACAGGACTTAGCCTGTGCAGACAATGCAACAATGCCTAGCTCCCCATTCAGCAGAACGTAGTGGAGATGTTTTGGGACGATTAATAAAAAATCAGTTTGGGGCATGATGAGTGGAAACCCTTCTGGCAGCGTCGCTGAGTGTTGTACCGTCCCCTCGATTATGGGTGTTTAGACGAGATACTGTGAGGCTGAGTCACTGACAGGCTTAACTGTACGCTAGCTTTTAGACTCACATTAATCAAGATTCATCTATAAGTCTTGCTCATCAGGAAGTAAAAAACTTGCTTGTACTGGATTGTCACCCTCTTCTGTCAAACTTGGGAAAACGTCGCTACCTTTAACTTTGATGCACATTTCAAAGAGCACTTCGGCGAGGACGGCACGAGATACTTTGGATTCGCGCAGGTAAGAGAAACCTTTATCGATTTCGGTGAAGAGTTGCTCTTTTAGGACTTTCAGATCAGCGTCAAACTGCTCTTTGGTTTCGGTGAGCTGCTCGCGCAATAGGCTGCTTTTATCAGCAACTGATTTACTGAGATTATCTAATTCTTGGTCGTTTTTGGCGTTTGTGGTTTTCAGCTCTTGCTGGAGGTTACTGGTGGTTTCGTGGGTGGTCAGACTCAGGTATTTTAGTTTTTTTTCGAGGGAGTCGAGGGTACTACGTAGCTCGGTAGAAAAGGTGTCTTGGAGGTGACGGAGGCGATCGCGGGTTTCGGTTTGCAGTTGGGTCAGTTCTGTTTCGACTTTATCCAGACGTTGATCGTAGCTGGTGAACTGTTGCTCGTATTCTTGGGCTTTTTGACCAAAGAGAACGTCTCGAATCTGGTCAATATTGCCAAGGCGATCGCGCATGAGATCGGGTTTACTGTCTGCCATAGTTTGCTACGAGGATTACGACGGGAGAATATTATGTCTAATGGTAAGGATTTTACCCTAGATTTCTAATTCTAAAAGTATTTAAAGTGTTGAATCTGAAGCGGTGGGGATATTTTTTGTGCTGTGGGGATTTGGCCTGAAGGTGATGAGCGATGGGGGAAGGGTTTTTCCATAGGGATTTTGGTGCAAGTCAATTTTTCTAGGTGGTTGCTGTGGGTTTTGCTGTCACCAACTCTGGCATTTGCTTGGCATCGGGGAGGATAACGTGAATTTCTGTGCCTTTGTTTTCTTCGCTGGCAATGGTAATTGTGCCCTTATGTAGCTGAATATATTCGTGGGTAATGGACATGCCTAAACCTGTGCCGGGAATATTACCGACGTTGGTGGCGCGGTGAAAGGAATCAAAAATATGGTCGAGGTCTGCTGCGGGAATACCAATGCCGTAGTCGCGCACGATGAATTCTAAATAGCCTGTTTGTCCGGCTGGTGTGATCGTGAATTCGACAGGGCGATCGCCGGGAGAATATTTCACCGCATTGGATAATAAATTTTGGAGAATATGTTGGAGCAATTTGCCGTCCATACTGACTGTTTCTAGCTCTGGTGGGTAGCTCGCTTGGATGCGGTGTTCGTTCGTGGACAGATGAATTTGCTGGATCAATCTGTTACAAAAACGCGGTAGATGAAAATCGGCAGGTTTGAATTTCACTTTGCCGGCTTCTGCCTTACTGATTAAGAGGACATCTTCCACAACATTTTTGAGATTACTACCGGCCTGCTGGATAAACCCGATGTACATGGCTAGTTCTTCGTCGGTGATTTCGGTGCCTGAGTTTTGTAAGATTTCGGTACACATCAAAATGCTGGCAATGGGATTGCGAAATTCGTGGGAAGCAGTGGAGAGAAAACGGGAGCGTAATTCAACTAATTCACGCTCTTTGGCGATCGCCTTTTGTTTTTCCAGTTCGGCTTTTTTGCGGACAGTAATATCGCGGCCAATATAAACAAAGGATTCTGTTTGATTGAGATCCGTCAATACTTGGGAGCAGTTAAATTCTATGGTGAGGGACTGTTGATCCTTGGTAAAACACTCTACTTCGACGTTTTTTATGGTGTCTTGGTGGGCGGCGATCGCCTTCGGCTCAAAGTTATCTTGCCAAATATCTGGAGGTAATAGATGAGCTAAAGATGTTGTGAGCAGTTCTTCTTCTGGATAGCCAAACATCTCTACTGCGGCCTGGTTAACGGAGCGAATCACCCCCTGTTGGTCAGTAATAATCAAAGCATCGCCCATGGAGAGCATCACCTTATCGAGGTAATCCTTGGAGTTACGGAGGGCATCTAGCAGCAATCCCGCCTCATTGGCTCGTTGTACAAGGGATTGCTTGAGGTTCATCATCTCGGTGATATCTTCAAACAACAGCACTAAATAGCGATCAATCCGATGCACATAAAGGTTGAAATACAAATCTTCCCGTGCCACTTCTCGCAGCTCGTATTCGCGGATTTTGCCGAGGCAAATTTGTTCTAGGATTTCTTCGGCACCGATTAGCTCAGGGAAGGCATCACACACCGGTTGCCCGATGTTTAATAAATCTGGGGCGATCGCAAAGACATCTAAATTCCCCGAAAATTCGATAATCGTCAGTGACCGACCCAAGAGTAAATAATCGACATGGGGCGGCATGATAAATTTTTCAGGCAGTAAGCTCATGGGATCGCAGGAAGTTCTAAAAGCGAAGGCGACTTTACGCTGCTATTATCAGTTGTTTTGCCAATCTTTCAAAGATTACATCTACATTTTTTGATGTCTTGGCAGAGGTTTGGTAAATTCCCAACACATTGGCGACCACTTCCTTGAGAAAGTCCTCTAATTTTTTGCCAATTTCTGGTTCGATTAAATCAGTTTTATTTAAGGCTAAAATCACCTTACCAGTAGGGCTAGCGCGGTAAAATAACTCGATATGTTCTTGGAAGTGTTGCACAGTTTCTGGACGGGTGACATCGCCCACAATAATGACGGCGGCAGCACCTTGTAGATAGGATGGCGCAACAGCTTTAAATTTAGTTTGTCCTTCGATATCCCAGATCAATAGATCAATCTCTTGGGAAAGATCAGACAAGCCAATGGTTTTTCGAGAGATCTTAACGCCGACTGTTGAGAGGTATTCGTCAGTAAAGGAGCGTTCGACAAAACGACGAATTAGACTGGTTTTCCCGACGCCAAAATCCCCCAACATACAAATTTTTTTCTTAATAGTTGCCATATTTTAAAGTTTTTCTTATTTCTCCATAATACGTTCAAAACGGACACAGCGGCTGAGCCATGCATCGTCGGCTTGGGTGAGGTTTGGAGGCGATGAAGGTGCGGCCACAATGTCTAGTCGCTCTGCTGCAATACCGAGGTTTAAGAGACTATCACGGACGGCGATCGCCCGTTTTTGGGCGAGATTATTTTGCTGGGTTTCACTGGTGTGAATATGGCCGATGATACGTAGTTTCATCTGGGGATATTGCTGCAAAAATTCTTGGATAGAGGGTAATTTTTCTCGAATATCATTGGGATTGAGGGCGGCGGTATTATTGGCAAAGTAAAGGCGTTGGTCAATGGGAAAGGCCTTGGATGTCGCGGTAATCAAAACATTTTCAACGCCCGGAATTTCACTAAAACTATCGGCTACCTGCCGGATCTGGGTATCGGTGCGGAGATGTCCGGTAATGGCGACTTGGCGATCGCCGTACTCGGTGGCGATGACGAGATCTTCATTTTGATTGAGCACTTTGGTGAGTCGTTCAACTTCACTGGCGATCGTCTCTGGGTCTGGCTCCACTTCGACGGTAATAATGTCATTAATGATTTGCCATTGGTTTGGCTCTTCCAATTGGGCGACTTGGGCGCGGGCAATGGTTTCCGCTTTTTCCTTGAGGCGCACAAAGGGCACTTTGCCCGATAGGGTGATTTGGCGATCGCCCTTGACCTTGGCCACATCAGAGTCAACGGGATAAATCGCTAATTGGGGATCGACATTAAGCTCCACATCAATTTGTGACTCAACGGCCGCTAGGGCCTGTAGCTGTTTGTTCTGCCAAAAGCGCCAGCCTCCCCAAACAAATAAAGGGACAAACACCAATAACAATAACGCAGCAGGAAAACTACCTTTATCCGAATCCGTTGTTTGAGGTCGATAGTCAATCAGCTCCTCTAATTCTTGTTTTACCGCATTATCGACAGAATTGGGATCACCAGAATAATAATGAATACTTTGGTCGCGGTCATATTGCAAAATAATATTGGATAGGGATCGCCGCATTTTCTTGATGTAATTTGCTTCCACCTCACCCTTTAGCACCGTGGCGATGTAACAATACCCTGCTACCTCCATCAAAATCTGAAAGCTTTCATATTCAATCTCCTTCAGCTCCGACGTATTACCCGGCTCAATCGAGCACTCCGAGGCAAAACTCCGCATCGCAGTAAGCATGCCCGCCATCAAATCCCCCTCTAGAGCCTTCCCTTCTTTGTCATCCGTATTTTCTGGCAAGGATTTTTGTTGCTTAGCGGAGGCGATAATCAGCCCCGACTGTTTATGAATCAAGAAAACCGCCTTAATTTCAAAGGGCATGGACTCCTGAAAAATCAGTTCCGCTTCAGAAATGCCCTTCATTTTGGCGCGCAATTTTCTTTGGATGCCAGCCGGGGTCAGGGTACTTTCGACCCTTGAATTAATTTCCTGCACCACATCCTGCATATATTTGGAGATGGTACTGCCAATCACAGGATAAAGGGCATCTACCATCGCATCCCGTTCGATACGAATTTGCTGTTTAATAATGTCGCCCATGGCTGGTGCTAAGGCTTCGACGAGATCATCAGAATTGCTGCGGACTTGCTGATCGATCGCCCCGGGGATCAGATTGGCGATCGCCCGAATCATAGCAACCTTATCCTCTTGGGTTTTCTCGACGATCACCTCATCAATAATCGGTACAATAGCCCGGATAATACTGTCTTTAGATTCCATTACCTTGCGGTTAAGCAACTCCGAAATCACGGGCATCAATAATTTGATTGTTTCTTCTGGCTCATAGAGTTTACTTTCTAGCTGTTCAATTTTCAGCTCAAGGGGCGTAAAGTCTGGCTGTTTACCACTACCAAAAACCAGATCAGCAAGGAGTTCTTGTAGTAAGTTTTCTGGTCGTTCGGACGACTCTATGGCTTCCTGAGCCGCCACAACTTCAGCCGATACCCTCCGAGACGAAACGCCGCTTTCAGTAGATACATCAGCAGGGCGATCGCCTTTCGAGCTTGGGCTATTATCAGAGTGAGGCGCGTCAAAACGCTGTTCCATTAGAAAAATAAGAACGAAGACAGGATCATCAAGGCATGGACATACCATTGCCATCATGAGTAATTATTTCGCGATTAATAACACCCATCAGTGAAATTCAATCACTAACTTTATCTAAGTGTATTTAAATCAAGCAAAATCTTTGACTACAGCTTAACTTAACCCATTTATTTTTAAGATTCTAATTCGGCTTCGATTTGCTCTTGGACACCCTGGGGCAATTCGGCTAGAAAGCTACCATCGCGGGTTTTTAGGGAAAATTCAAACAGCATTTTACCCAATTGATCTTTAGTCAGTTTGCCCTCATTTGTTTCGCTGTAGAGGCTATTCCACTCATCAGAAATTGCTTCTTTTAGCCCTTCAAGCTGATTGTCGAGGTGTTGGCGAATGGATTCGAGTTCGCTTTTAAGGGAGCCATACTGGCTACCGAAATCTCTCTGGAAGGCGTTTAGCTCTTGGGTAAAACTATCCATTTCGCCACTGAGCATTTGCTCTAGCTTATTGAGCTCGCTGTTGCTGGCGTTACTAAAATATTTTAGTTTACTTTCTAGGCCTTGGTTGAGGTTGAGCAGCTCATGGGAAATTGTGCCTTCTAGCTGTTGGAGTTGTCCTTGGATTTGTCCACGAAACTCCCCCAGACTCGCTTCGATCTGCTCGAGGCGATCGCCATAGCTACGGAAACGTGTTTCATACGCATCAAGCTGTTGACCAAAGAGTAAGTCGCGGATTTGATCAAGATTATTTGCAGATTCTGGCATGGTGGCAGCTCTAGGGGCAGTAAAGTCAGGAATATCAGTTTAAAGACTTGACCTTGATACTAAGCAAAATCCTAGGGATTGACAAGCATTTTTCATTAGAGCGGGAGAATACTTTTTTGTATGTGTAGACATTATTTAAAAGCTCTACCAATGCTTATTTTAAAGTAACAACCTCATGGAGCCACAAAGCAATGCCTCAACATCCGTTTACCGCACTCATCGTTGATCAGCGAGAAAATGGTCAATCTACAGCAACTTCGACAGAGTTGACCGATATCAAGGCTCTACCAAATCAAGCTGATGGAGACCTCCTCATTCGAGTCACCCATTCTTCATTGAACTATAAAGATGCGTTGGCAGTGACGGGTAAAGGCAAGGTTTTACGGAAGTTCCCAATTGTGCCCGGGATAGATGCGGCGGGCTTCGTTGAGGAAGCGGCTGAAAATAGTGCTTTTCAAGGGGGTGATGAAGTTCTTGTGACAGGCTATGGTCTCGGTGAAAAGGTTTCTGGGGGCTATGCGGGATTTTGTCGGGTGAAAGAGAATTGGGCTTTGCCGATCCCCGACGGTTTATCGCGGCAGGATTGTATGGCGATCGGGACGGCG is part of the [Limnothrix rosea] IAM M-220 genome and encodes:
- a CDS encoding adenylate/guanylate cyclase domain-containing protein — encoded protein: MPQTDFLLIVPKHLHYVLLNGELGIVALSAQAKSCVDDVACLQVGEDIRDSFPELYGLEEILGEIIAAKREQFEVKAINRQIGNQQLYLDLYFRSHPTGNGQVQLLMFLEDVTDKMSLEQTLVQSNNETNLLVTALKNAKQYAETIIESIAEALIVTDTNGKILRINSVATEILEYSERELLGRSLFEILNTPEAQLLRYEALNFFDKDPSASSQRVEVNCFRKLGRPLVLAFSWSLLEQSPNQLEIIYVARDVTRDRRDQNRLAVQYMIARALSEVASIEKVVQDVLKIICNQLQFDVGELWEAVSAGEIDASRYPAIMSYPMSHIYLQRIHQIALAKFSHKPVGFVEVSDRVLLMPGSGLAGRVWEQRSPQWIYDLLQDPDFGQKSFACREGLRSAFAFPVMAAGEILGVMTFFSENPQSDNPELLQIMDAIGQQLGQYIRRKQAESALKEQQQQTEKLLLNILPETIATQLRQSGRTIARQFDDVTVLFADIVGFTEFAGNLSPIEVVKVLNQIFSCFDELTEQYELEKIKTIGDSYMVVGGLPEPRADHAEAIANMALDMREALNALNAQTGHQFKLRIGINSGAVVAGVIGQKKFIYDLWGDSVNIASRMESHGIPDQIQCSCSTYQQLANANYQWFERGSIPIKGKGEMKTYFLIGRGEEN
- a CDS encoding PAS domain-containing sensor histidine kinase — protein: MSLLPEKFIMPPHVDYLLLGRSLTIIEFSGNLDVFAIAPDLLNIGQPVCDAFPELIGAEEILEQICLGKIREYELREVAREDLYFNLYVHRIDRYLVLLFEDITEMMNLKQSLVQRANEAGLLLDALRNSKDYLDKVMLSMGDALIITDQQGVIRSVNQAAVEMFGYPEEELLTTSLAHLLPPDIWQDNFEPKAIAAHQDTIKNVEVECFTKDQQSLTIEFNCSQVLTDLNQTESFVYIGRDITVRKKAELEKQKAIAKERELVELRSRFLSTASHEFRNPIASILMCTEILQNSGTEITDEELAMYIGFIQQAGSNLKNVVEDVLLISKAEAGKVKFKPADFHLPRFCNRLIQQIHLSTNEHRIQASYPPELETVSMDGKLLQHILQNLLSNAVKYSPGDRPVEFTITPAGQTGYLEFIVRDYGIGIPAADLDHIFDSFHRATNVGNIPGTGLGMSITHEYIQLHKGTITIASEENKGTEIHVILPDAKQMPELVTAKPTATT
- a CDS encoding Rab family GTPase yields the protein MATIKKKICMLGDFGVGKTSLIRRFVERSFTDEYLSTVGVKISRKTIGLSDLSQEIDLLIWDIEGQTKFKAVAPSYLQGAAAVIIVGDVTRPETVQHFQEHIELFYRASPTGKVILALNKTDLIEPEIGKKLEDFLKEVVANVLGIYQTSAKTSKNVDVIFERLAKQLIIAA
- a CDS encoding OmpA family protein: MEQRFDAPHSDNSPSSKGDRPADVSTESGVSSRRVSAEVVAAQEAIESSERPENLLQELLADLVFGSGKQPDFTPLELKIEQLESKLYEPEETIKLLMPVISELLNRKVMESKDSIIRAIVPIIDEVIVEKTQEDKVAMIRAIANLIPGAIDQQVRSNSDDLVEALAPAMGDIIKQQIRIERDAMVDALYPVIGSTISKYMQDVVQEINSRVESTLTPAGIQRKLRAKMKGISEAELIFQESMPFEIKAVFLIHKQSGLIIASAKQQKSLPENTDDKEGKALEGDLMAGMLTAMRSFASECSIEPGNTSELKEIEYESFQILMEVAGYCYIATVLKGEVEANYIKKMRRSLSNIILQYDRDQSIHYYSGDPNSVDNAVKQELEELIDYRPQTTDSDKGSFPAALLLLVFVPLFVWGGWRFWQNKQLQALAAVESQIDVELNVDPQLAIYPVDSDVAKVKGDRQITLSGKVPFVRLKEKAETIARAQVAQLEEPNQWQIINDIITVEVEPDPETIASEVERLTKVLNQNEDLVIATEYGDRQVAITGHLRTDTQIRQVADSFSEIPGVENVLITATSKAFPIDQRLYFANNTAALNPNDIREKLPSIQEFLQQYPQMKLRIIGHIHTSETQQNNLAQKRAIAVRDSLLNLGIAAERLDIVAAPSSPPNLTQADDAWLSRCVRFERIMEK
- the urtE gene encoding urea ABC transporter ATP-binding subunit UrtE: MLNVSGLNVYYGESHILRNVDLNVPQGQMVCLIGRNGVGKTTLLKTVMGLLPPRTGSLRFMGEEVNAVPTDRRARLGIGYVPQGREIIPRVSVRENLLLGLEALPKGRRNRSNIPSEILNLFPMLKDMLNRMGGDLSGGQQQQLAIARAMMGRPKLLILDEPTEGIQPSIILEIEAAVKQIIAETGISVLLVEQHLHFVRQADRYYAMQKGGIVASGSTSELSQDVIQQFLAV